The window TCAGCAGAAGTTTTCGATCCTTGCACGAGTACATGGTCAGAAGTCCCGAGCATGCCTTTTGCGAAATCTCAACTGCTACCAAATGCATTTTGGTCAGACATGCTCAAGCCTATTGCCACAGGGATGACTTCATATATGGGAAGATTATATGTGTCTCAAAGTTTGTATTCATGGCCCTTTTTCGTTGATGCTGGCGGAGAAATTTATGATCCTGAGACCAATTCGTGGGCTGAGATGCCGATTGGGATGGCAGAGGGTTGGCCTGCACGGCAAGCAGGTTCAAAGCTGAGTATCGTTGTAGATGACGAATTATATTCCTTCGATCCATCGAGCTCCCGAGAGTATGCTAAGATCAAGGTCTATGATCAGAAAGAAGATGCTTGGAAAGTTGCTGTAGGGAAAGTTCCTGTTTATGATTCGACGGACTCAGAATCTCCTAATCTTCTTGCTAGTTTTCATGGAAAGATACATGTCATTGCAAAAGATAGCAACCATAAAGTTGTTGTTATGCAGGCTGATGTACGCGACAACTTAGACTCTCCGCGATGGAGTTCAGTTTCGGATTCTGGTGCCTCCTCAGATGAGCCTTTTGCTTCAATAGTTGAACCTGAAGCAGTGATATGGAAGGTTGTAGCCTGTAGAGATATCAGATCCGCTGAAATTGTTAGTTGTCAAGTTGTTGATGTATAGCAGCATATTCGGAGAGATTCGCTCAGTTATGCTTATTCGGATGCCTCTCGCGAGGCAGCCACCCGGATTTCACATGTTAGAGGTATACAATCAAGAACTTTAATAGCAAGGTTGTGAATTATATGTGATAGTGTGTATAGATTCAAAAACCATATGAAGGCAATAAATTCAAAATCTTATATCCTTTACTTGCATAGTTGACAGTATCAAAATCTTCTTTTTCTGTTACTTCTGTAGATTTTGCAccattttaagagtgttttattCGGCCATTGTttacggtttgttgttgctAATAATCTTTTTACTGTTTATGGTTTGCTGTTGCTAATAATCGGTGGATGTTTACCCTTCAAAAtatattgatatttaaatttaaagtgTAACTAATATGTTAGAAATTAATCGGTAAATGTTAAAAAATATGTTATAATATAATATCATATATCAATGGGTATATTCTTAGGTATTCCATGGAAAACCTTAATAGTAATAGGTCGGGAATCCCGATAGGACAGGGACAACTATTATCGTCGCTGCCCATTCTCGAGAATAAAGATAATTTTCCTCCCTATCTCCGACCCTATGAGAATGTGTATTGTGGATTTTCCGTTCCTAATATGGTGTAACCCAATGAATATAGATATTACATGTCCCATTGACAACTCTAATTCACATGAGAGAATCAAGTCAACGAAGAATGGAAAAGGGTTAAGTTTAAATTATTAAGCGAAAGGGGATGCGAAATGGACTATCAAGAAGCATCAAAAAGATGAAAATCAAGCCACTTTGCTTAATTATGAAGATATTAATTCATTGGAAAATATTCAGGGAGTTCACAAGATAATTATGGATGTAATGAAGAAAATGGAGGTAGAATCAGAAGAGAAACAGAGCGAGAAATccaaaaataatgaagaaaatgcaTTAGCAATTAGATCTATCTACGGGTCGGTCCGTCCAAACCTGTGTCCTTTAAGTCGGGTTGGACAATAAAAATTGCTCTTAGACCCAGCCCGAACCAAACCTGTCTATTTTTTTGACAGacttgggattaataaaaatagcacgagtaggcccagcccggcccatcttattaatattaattaagaaatttatatatttataattaatttttaattataaattttatattttataattaaaaattatgtatattctTTAAATGGGTTTATATGGGATGAATTTGGGATTTGATATTTAAACCCGAACCTGTCTAAATTAATTGCAGGCTGAACTAGGCTTGAAATGATCTTTTTACATAAAAACTCGTTATGCCTGATCCAGTTCGGCCATGAACAGGTCTATTAACAGCTTACTATTCCTTGCGTGCTACTAGCTCGGCCTGCGGCCGTTGGCCTTCCTTCTCCCTTTTCATTTAATTATGGTATTGCCATCAATCCTCCTTTTATTTGTTTATAAAAAGGgtgaaatacatgaatatcataattaagtacaaaattatacTAAGTCATATAACCAAACTTAATTctatatatcattattttttatatattatgattttacaccgtaatttaaaaattttagaatccatttcataaatcataaaccctaaaaaatatattatagacgTCTAAtttccttaaaatatattaaaagtactgttttactaatttaatataatccaaaattatgatttgatatagttgtaaatagtttttaaaagataaatttctatgtaatttttccTCATAAAAATGTCAACAGTCCCCTTTTTAGTTATTAACAGAAATGCCACATTCcccttcttttatttatttacataatCACCACCTAATTTTATTCCTATACATTTTATGcctatatatttttctttttgtcccTTTTTATGTTGGTTTTAGGGAATTTATTGAGAAATTAGGTTCATCTCTCACatgttttgagagtttttaatCCATCAAGTTCAAGCTTGTAAATATTCTTTATTGGATTAGGCTCAAAACCAACTGCCAATCTTTCCTCCCAACCTTTTTCTACATCATTTGATGTTAGAGCTTTGACCGTTTCCTAATACGAGACTTCTTCgaacactttttttttaatcaaacaaaaacttttattaacttaaatcagaaGATAACACTTCAATAATAAACGGTGGTGGACAGGCCCACTCACCACGAACAGAACTAGAAGTAACAGCTTTAGCTAGGCTATGGGCTGCTAAATTCGCTGATCGTTTAATAAAAGAGATCGAACAAGAGTTCAAATCTCGCAACAAATCACAACACTGATATAGTATGAAATGGGCCTAAAGAGGATTATTTAAGCCCATTATCTCATGTTATTAGCTAGCCTACTCAGAGCTCCAAGGACTTCTACGGAAACAAAAAGAGGGAAAGACCTTGGACCTCTAAACACACGCCAAAGTCACTTATTACGGGAATTTAGATTCCGAACCAATCGGATAATGACACGTGTGTCCAAACACAATCTCAAATGTCTATAAATAGCGCCAAGAACACAATTCTAAACACCTGGATACTATTACATTCTTTCTAAGTTCTGTATTCTCCATATTGGCTTAAGTATCAGAGAGGGTTTACCGGTCACCGGCCCCCTATTTGACTGTTTTCTATCTTTCAGGTCTTTGGAAGTAACATTCATGCACTTTAAGGATAATCTGATATCACATATTTTGAACGCAAATGAAATGAGTAACGTTCTATTAACCGCACATTTTatgtttaaattttaatatgacaaaaaaaaaattaatgtgttaaaattaaatattagaggctaaatttatcaaaatcaaaaaaaaaagacctaAAAATGATTTTGTGACTTTATAATTCTATGTGATATGACAATTTATAccattaattattaaaattcaaGAATAATATCTCTATGCATATAATAAAGACAATATTCTTTGGAGTaggctttttattaattaagtaatCCTAAAGAAATTAGGAATGAGTGATTCACATTTTAAAAATATGGAAAACATTAATAATGGAAGTGGCGTGGAATCGACTCATTCCTAAATACCTATATTTAAAATCAATTTTCTTCTTTACAACTCATCTCGagctcaattttttttctttttttttgtttttagaattaaaattttaattttaaaatttagtttcCTTAATCTcagtagcaaaaaaaaaaatgctatgaatgggttaaaaataaaaaagaaatcatttaaaataattaattatgttaaaataaaaccaaacatggagtaaaaaataatataaaagaaaaaatcatttaaaattaaatatattctttttcttttgacggttttttttttactttttaactggaagataaacttttttttttatttttttattgaataattttttagGCTAATTACAAaaactaccatgtggtttggtCGATTTGTTGAACCTTatatgtggtattttttttcacaAACGCAACCCTGTAGTTGTCACCGTTAACAAAATCAAGGCAACTGGCTGGAAAAAGTTAACTATGTAACATGGCACAGGGGTATTTTCAAcgaattttttacttttttttttactttttttttcattctctctcctttggaagaagaaaaagaaaaagaagaaacgttaaagtcaataaaataaaaaactcaaAATTGCTTATATGATTTAACAGTGTTAAATTAGTTGCCGCGATTTTGTTAACGGTGACAACTTCAAGGctgtgtttgtaaaaaaaatatcacaggTACCGGTTCGCAAATCGatcaaaccacatggtagtttttttataattaatcctaatttgTTTTATTGATCTACTGTGGTAGATTTTGTAGTTTCTTCTTTGTTTGTGATTTTTTGTTCTTTCTCTCCTTATAGATAGCATAAAACTTGGCCTCGGAATCCTCGCCTTTTACTGGGAGGTTCCTTTCCTTGGGCGCACATCGATCgggctgtaaatgaacagagccgctcatgagcggctcggtgatcggctcgataaaagctcggctcgacttggctcgatttgtaaacgagccgctcgtgaacacgatttactggctcggttcgtaaatgagccaagcttgagcaggccaaagctcggctcgaaagctcgcgagcagactcgattagaacatttatgaacaaattttagttttgtagaaaactatatagttttgtgttagaccacaaatatctaaacttaatattatttcatttgctattagatgagttcgttcacaaacataataaatgagtaatagacgaactattagcaagcatcttgtttatttattcactaaCTTtgtttgtgagcttgtttatgtacacaattaaagagttatttgcgagcaaacttcacaaatataattaacaatttactcacaaacaattcatggttagataatttttttaatgaaccaagtccaaaagaggattttgggctcgaaacaagctcgaagctcggctcaagctcgttgagaaagccaaagctcggttcagactcggctcgttaattttatagcaagctcagctcgggctcgagctcgttaattttatagcgagccgagcttgaacaggccaaagctcggctcggctcggctcggctcgattacagccctacacATCGATTACGAGTCTTAGGTTCGATTATCTTTTCCTAACTGATAGATCGGGACTCGACGGATCTGTGTCATGTTCTTCTACGATTTGAGTATGTGGTCCTCCTATTCGGGGAAGGTCGCCTTTCTTCTCTTCCACAGGTCGATTTTTCGAGGGACTGCTCATTGGCATTCTTTGCCTTCCATGTAAGGGGAGTTCTGAACTTGAGGTGTCTTATTGGGACGTATTCTCTTCCCCTTAACTGGGCGCCAAAATTTCTTAATCGATCACTTGGTGATCCGTCCCGCTGACGACGACAGCTTCGGACAATGTGGTGTTCGATGAGTAGTTGGTATTCTCATGTTTATTTATGTACCTAATAGTCTCTTCTGCTATCTTCAGCTTCTCTTTAACTTCTTCCATTTGAAAGGCGTGTTCTTGTCGCATAACACTTACAACATCGTGGATAGATCCCAGGTTTTATATCAGTCGTCAAGAGATTGTGCCTAAGAGACTTTGATGTTAGGCATCTAATGCTTCCGTATCTTCCGTCATTTCCAAAGCTAGATCATGGTCGGCCTAAAACTGTCGGCGTGCTTTTTCTTTGTCCGTAATCTAAACTCCAAACACAGAGAGTGCACTAGATGATGGGAGTTGAATGGAACTACTTAAGCGGGTCATTGTTGTGTTTGTTCCACGCTCACCACACCAATTTGATGTGGTTGAACCATGTAAGTCCACTTGGAAGCCTGCAATTGGAAAGAAACAATGTCAAAGGGGTCAGTTGTCTATCTTACCCGCTCTGAGCTAATTTGAGATAAGACTTGGGGATGAACATAACAGTAAATCAAAGCTAAGATTTAAgtttaatgaataaataaagtAGTGTACCTTGAGTTATTCTTACTTTATTTATACTATGATCGAGCTATAGAAGATGATTATGGGTTTATACACCTATTGATAGATGAACGTGCGCCCGGATACCAGGGTCTATGGTCTGATTTCAGCCCCCATACATGGTCTTACGACTTTGCGGAGACCTGTGTTTTTGGCAAAGAGTCGCCCCTTAAATCCACTAGGCCCATGATTTACAAGATCGTGCATGATTGTTGTAATAAGTGGATTCTTGACTGGTCCTTTAAGACTTTCCGAGCCAAAATCTCCAATAAGGAGTCCTATTGATTGACTAGTTTTGTTATGGTAACATCGtatgtttagttttgtgttgttttatttgTTATGGTAACATCAtatgtttagttttgtgttgttttatttgTCTTTCATGACTAATTGAGCTTTTCGTTGTATTAAAAAAATCGGCAATTAATAActtgaaaatattattattattataccaATTGATTAATGGATTAATATGAGTAAATTGCTTTATAATCAAGGCAAAGTGTTACATTAAATTATCATTGAAAACTTTCAGTTAGATTCAGTTAGGTAAAACCACAACCTTTGAAAAATTTCCCCATTGCTTCCTTTCTCTCTttccttcttcctttctacatCAAGCAAATCCAATACcttcctttcttctttctctcgtATTTCTCATCAATTACTCAAAAACCCGCACAATCGCCGTGTATAGATATATAGATACCAATCAAATTGGATCATAATCTCACAAATCTGTTTCTTTTTTCAGATTCTATGTTAAAGATCACTTCGAtcttattttttcaatttggatACACTGTTTCCGATGTGGAATTGCTGTCATATCAGTCTGAATTTTTTGTAAAAGAGGGTCGATAACGAAGATAATCGGATCTTTTTGAGAGTTGAAAAGCTGTAGTATGGGAAATTGATTTTGGGGGTAGGGTTTTggaaaagtgaattataatctATGGCAGGAGAAAATTTATTTGAGCTCAAATTCAGGTTAGCAGATGGTACGGATATAGGGCCAAGCAAATACAGTCCGGCAACCACAGTTACCACTCTCAAAGAGAAGATAATTGCTCAGTGGCCAAGAGGTTTGGACTTCTTTCTGTGTTTAATTTTTTTGCATCTTGAATTGATTTTTTGCGATTGGACTTTTATTGATCTGGGATTTGTCTTTACTTTTTCAGATTACTGTTTGATTTCAGTTGGATTTGAATTTTTAcgttttgttcttgtttgttgtGATTTGCTTATTAGCAAAGATCATTATGATAAGATCTTTGATTCGATGATTGGGTTTCAAAATGTAATCCTTCtttctaatttctttttcttttttctgagTATTCAACAGTTCATTTATCCAATTTTAGTTCACCTCTGCAGTAAATATTGCAGATGAAATCCCTAGAAATTGCTTTTCCTTAGATTGTTTGATTTGAACACTGAGAAATGCACTAAAATATTGCCTTGagataagtacaaaaataacTTTAGTGAAAATTTTAATCTTTGTAAATGGAGAAAACCTCAAACTCGTATtcgtaaacttttaaactacataaACGTCTTTACAAATGCATAATAGCACACAATATATTTTTTGTACTTTCCCTATTTACCAACTAACAAAATCTTAGACCTAAAATAGATGAATTTTGATCATATTGTTGTCAGTTGTTCATTTTTCCTTGTTCAAGCTGTTAAGGGGATCCCAATCAAGCCATTTCGTATTTGTAAACTTTCAATTTGACACATTGAGCACTCGGTCAATTATGAGCGCACACATTAAGCCCCTTGTTACAATGGAAGTTGGTTGTGAATGGAAAACTCAGTTAAAAGAtcgttatttatttatttctaattgaaattatactttttaacacctCGAAAGCAGCTTTTTACATGTCTGATATAGCTGTACAAAAAACTATATAGATATAATTTCAATCTATGAAAAATGGACACATCTGAAATAAGTAATGCTCTTTTAGCTAAGTTTAATGTTCAGAACTAACTTTTCTGATAATCAGGGGCTTAATATGTATAATTATAGTTGATCAAAGCCTCAATGTGTGAAATTGAAAGATTAGGCGCTTAACCAACAAAGATCATGGGCCTAAAGATGctttttttccttcttcttttttgctGTAAATTTGAAGCTTGTTTTAGATTCTAAATAGGAGTTTTTTTGCATCAGCACATATAGTCAGGCAGGCCAAAAATtgtcaatttctgacacgacaACACTAATATCATTTTTGTCTCATCTATATGATATATAATCATGAATATATGTCTTATGAAACGATTATCTGTTTTGTCATCCCTACAAAAACGAAGAATAAAAAAATCTGGGAAACCTGGTTTAATGATTACAAAATCATTGGTGTCTAATTGAATTTCATTTTCTAATGAGTTGCAGATAAAGAAAATGGTCCAAGGGCTCTAAATGATGTGAAACTCATCAATGGTGGCAAGATACTGGAAAACAATAAGACTCTAGCCGAGTCCAGACTTCCGGTCAGCGAGCTTCCCGGAGGTGTAATTACCATGCACGTAGTTCTTCGCCCTCCCATGCCTGAAAAAAACAGCGGTAATCATGTGTTTTATATTACTATGATGCACGTGTTTATATCCCATTCTTCCAATAGATATTCGTGttcttttcttttaaaattgGACTAGTTGATCAAGGTAACACAGACATGGTTTCTAGGTTCATAGTTTCTTTTAGCTAATGTCAATTTACAAGAAATGCTAATGACCTTGTGTATGCCATGTAAAATAGGCTTTTTCATAGTGACTCCACTCCGTTCACGTCCTATGGTTCTGTCGAAAATTGAAATCTTCGATAAATACAACTCACAAGGATACTGTTTTCGTGGTTCCTAGCAAACTTGTTTAAATTCACAGCATAATCAATGTCTTTTCATCAGCATCATGTTCCTCCTCGTCTCGAATAAGGGACAAGGGTAAGCAAGCATTTGTAGATAGTTTTCATGGTGTGCATTGTGTGTGTATCGAGAATGAAACAAAAATGTGCAACCTAAAGATCTAACACTTGGTTTATTTTTCTCAGAAAAGTTGCGGAAAAATTCTAAAAAGACAGCAGGTTGCGCGTGTGCAATCTTATAGCTATGTGTAAGAATATCACTGATGCTTCTTCTCAAGCCGGTGTTTATCCTAGTTAGAAAGTCAATCTGATGGTTGAAAGTCACAATGCAGTTCGAAAATGATACCGTGGATTCGGAAAAAAAAGCATTACACGTCAGAAACACAAGCTTCTGTTCAGTGACCGAGATTGCTCTGTTGCATTTGGCTTTGGGTTTCcttattaaattacttcacaGTTCTTTCACTAGTTGCAAATGGATAATGGAAGTTCATTTGATGAAGAGTTTCTTCAACCAACAGagtggaaaaaaaaaaacaataaaaagtgAAGAACAGAAGACTAAAGGGTGTCATAGGAAGAATgattttttcattttgatttgTTGTAATCAGAATACTTACAGAATGGCACagtaaataattttttaccACATTTTCAGTGACATGTGAAATATATTTAGTAGATAACTCCACTTTAAAGCAATTGCAGATAGGTAGGATTGGCAATTCGTGTAAATGGGTCGTTTTTTATCGTGTCTATTGGCAGGTTAATGTTTAATGAGTCAATTCTGATCCGGCCAGGAGATCTTTTGTGTCATTATCGGATCAACCTAAACTTGACCCGATGCTCATTTAACAAAATTCCAATTCGCTAATTATAAGTAATATTGCCACCTATCTCATGTCGTGTTCGCTGGTCGGACAAATAGTACAGTTTATTCATTTACACTCTAAATCCTGCAGCAGAAACCTGCTCTGCCTAGAAAGCATAAAAAAGGGTTAAGAAATTTGCTCTACTCTCACTTGATGTGATTAAACAAAATTGTGTTTCAAGAATTGGATTAACTATACAGAATAATGAATTACAACACTTTATCAAAATGTCATAATGTTACAGTTTTATTTACACTAAATACAACTGCTTCTAAGCTTGACCTCTCTTTACAAGGTCCGATATCCGAAAAGGCGAAAACTGCACTTGCAATCTGGCTTTTCACCATGAAAATCTGCCGCCAGTCTACAGTTGCTGCTAGGGGCAAGGCAAGCTGCAATTTCTTGATTTCGGAGACTCTGGAAATATGAAAATACAGTAGGTTAACACTACAATGAATGATCCCCCAGCGACGCTGATGCAGACCGATTCAATTGTAAGGCTTTCTTGGATGCGCGGACATTTTTGAGAGTCATCATGAGTTTCTGCCTCTCGCCTTCGACCTCCGCAAACTGAAGACTTAACTGAGAGTAGCGATCGTGCATCTCTTTCAGTTCCGTCTCTACAGATGAATATCTTCCCTTGATTTCCAGCATGTCTTTGATCAGCTCATTTATGTCTCTAAAGCTTTTAAATACTGCTTCTTCATCACTGTGTTGTTTCAAGAAAGAACTGGACCAGAAGAATTACATATAAATGTTAGCCATTTCATCTTCCCAGTTATGAACCTGTTACTATATCAAACACGATACGAACTCAATATGAAATTTAGTGGGTTAATGTTTTATTAAACaggtaatgggtcatttttAGGTTGACACGCAAATTTCTGGGCTGGAGTAGAGTTGATCTGCTAACTCGAAAATGGTACAAATAtctgaaattattattattatatcttCATATTTTTACACGTTACCGTAGTTCATAAGAATAATAAAGCTATAATGGTCACCTTCGAACACGACTTGAAGCTCCCATAGTTTTGCATATCATCCTTAACTGAGGTAGTAATTTACACACGGCTTATGACTACATTACACGAACCCGACATGATATTAGTGGTCAATGGTTTGTTACATAGACTTTGAGTCAAACTTTTGGATGGTCATGGTTAAACCAATTAATCCAAAAACGACATAAATATATAGAAGTATTACTATATCCTACTATTTGTAGTAAAGTTAAATGT of the Euphorbia lathyris chromosome 7, ddEupLath1.1, whole genome shotgun sequence genome contains:
- the LOC136201027 gene encoding membrane-anchored ubiquitin-fold protein 3-like, encoding MAGENLFELKFRLADGTDIGPSKYSPATTVTTLKEKIIAQWPRDKENGPRALNDVKLINGGKILENNKTLAESRLPVSELPGGVITMHVVLRPPMPEKNSEKLRKNSKKTAGCACAIL